A section of the bacterium genome encodes:
- the corA gene encoding magnesium/cobalt transporter CorA — MSRFMKKGIKPAGLPPGTPFYVGNLGSSPVRITFIAYSEDGFREGEITDLADLAMPAPGSGITWLNIDGVHRTDILERIGTVFSLHPLLVEDIANTEQRPKAEDFENRLFTVMKMLTYDRARHRIEAEQVSIVIGERTVLSFQERVGDIFDPIRNRIREGKGKIRKMGADYLAYSLVDAIVDNYFVVLEGVGDRLETLEDEVLSAPEPRTMQRIHDLKREMLFLRKVIWPLRETISGLARAESPLITKATALYFRDVYDHCVQVMDAMETFRDMASGLLDTYLSTLSNRMNEVMKVLTVIATTFIPLTFIAGVYGMNFRYMPELQWKFGYPAVLLVMLGIVAAMLVYFKKRRWL, encoded by the coding sequence ATGTCCCGATTCATGAAGAAAGGGATCAAGCCCGCCGGGCTGCCGCCGGGAACCCCGTTTTACGTGGGCAACCTGGGGTCGTCGCCCGTCCGGATCACCTTCATCGCCTACTCCGAGGACGGGTTCAGGGAAGGCGAAATCACCGACCTCGCCGACCTGGCGATGCCGGCCCCCGGGTCGGGCATCACCTGGCTGAACATCGACGGCGTCCACCGTACCGATATCCTGGAACGGATCGGAACGGTCTTCTCCCTCCACCCCCTCCTGGTCGAAGACATCGCCAACACCGAACAGCGGCCCAAGGCCGAGGACTTCGAAAACCGGCTGTTCACGGTCATGAAGATGCTCACCTACGACCGGGCCCGGCACCGGATCGAGGCCGAGCAGGTGAGCATCGTCATCGGCGAGCGGACGGTTCTCTCCTTCCAGGAACGGGTGGGGGACATCTTCGATCCCATCCGCAACCGGATCCGGGAAGGCAAGGGCAAGATCAGGAAGATGGGAGCGGACTACCTTGCCTACTCCCTGGTCGACGCCATCGTCGACAATTACTTCGTCGTCCTGGAAGGAGTGGGCGACCGGCTCGAAACCCTCGAGGACGAGGTTCTGTCGGCGCCGGAGCCCCGGACCATGCAGCGCATCCACGACCTCAAGCGGGAGATGCTCTTTCTGCGCAAGGTCATCTGGCCCCTGCGGGAGACGATCAGCGGCCTGGCACGGGCGGAGTCTCCCCTGATCACGAAAGCCACGGCACTCTACTTCCGGGACGTCTACGACCACTGCGTCCAGGTCATGGACGCCATGGAGACGTTTCGGGATATGGCCTCGGGGCTGCTGGACACCTACCTCTCCACCCTCAGCAACCGCATGAACGAAGTGATGAAGGTCCTCACCGTCATCGCCACCACCTTCATCCCCCTCACCTTCATCGCCGGGGTGTACGGGATGAACTTCCGCTACATGCCCGAACTGCAGTGGAAGTTCGGCTACCCCGCTGTCCTGCTGGTGATGCTGGGGATCGTGGCGGCGATGCTGGTCTACTTCAAGAAGCGCCGCTGGCTGTAA
- a CDS encoding translocation/assembly module TamB domain-containing protein produces MSARPGSRRRKAAAAAAALAPVLLFGLLQTPAARELIVSELGAYLSRETGGPVKIGGLSGLVPFAFSVETLSFSDEGGPWLEAEGISVAASPAALARGRVGLSRVRIEALRWRRPPRAGADEGGAPSPPGEIVAAAAEVFESLSFLDVRSLSIPRLFLPDGGGAYLLSAALAGDGLDLELTRKSPAAGARIAAAWGPAAPGDGFSLRIRAFEAAGGPFAAAAGGPREEGARLSFAGKGPPRAWQVRLRAELGEGIALVLAGSNDEVGGSFRGTVEARAQTGAGGIGLRTGLSCDGAALRLDRLSLGGPGSELTGNLALDLETGAAEGRLAGRIEDLAPWGELLGSDLSGKAGLRARIDTAGGAPRLRLSVLGRGLAADGVRARGLALTADLSVLGRGPEGKVELRLETVEAGETVLEAAGADLTLAGDGARFRVSARGEARQKFFLEAAGSAARPGAGRGELELDYLRGAWGPYPFDLKRPWRGSFDPDGFSFGDFELACGGGSLRGGGTASARGWSAELQGDRLPLAPCSVWLGEAVSGTADLAGRLSGAPADPDADLELRLDGVGFGGDGETAAGEGNLEFSGRLERRRLQGTARARGPGGGEARAEFSVPLDCSLAPFRVRVLSGETVAGRLEAAGSLAPLNLLPLFDGQALAGDVRAEAVLEGCAGSARLRGKAVLADGSYVNDLTGTAFRNVAAEVTLGEAGEAAVELRAGDGQGGTFKLRGRVGVDPGADFPLALRAEASRFTLLREDDLTGAVSGTVDVSGTAAAPAVAGDLELGPLWLTLPERLPESIPELEVVEINRPGGAASPARPSGSAGYPSLDIRVRMPGKIFVKGWAVDSEWKGSLRVRGEGGEPSVSGVLETVRGYFDLLGKRFTIVRGRLGFNGPPNPVILIEGEAEAADIVARITVSGTYPDIRLDLQSDPPLARDEILARVLFGKDLSEITPLQALNLAAAVVSLGTGGRPGVMDKIQDRVGLDRMELRESRTRSGTETTLAVGKYLTDNVYLDLESGIGDETRKVAVEVDLTRHFSVESRVGGDLSNGIYLYWNYDY; encoded by the coding sequence TTGAGCGCGCGGCCCGGCAGCCGAAGGCGCAAAGCCGCGGCGGCGGCGGCCGCGCTCGCCCCCGTCCTGCTCTTCGGGCTCCTCCAGACCCCGGCGGCTCGGGAACTGATCGTGTCGGAGCTGGGCGCCTACCTGAGCCGGGAGACGGGGGGTCCGGTGAAGATCGGGGGCCTGAGCGGGCTCGTCCCCTTCGCCTTCAGCGTGGAAACCCTCTCCTTCTCCGACGAAGGCGGCCCCTGGCTGGAAGCGGAAGGGATCTCCGTCGCCGCCTCGCCGGCGGCCCTGGCGCGGGGCCGGGTCGGGCTGTCGCGGGTCCGGATCGAAGCCCTGCGCTGGCGCCGCCCGCCCCGGGCCGGCGCGGACGAGGGGGGCGCCCCCTCCCCGCCGGGGGAGATCGTCGCCGCCGCGGCCGAAGTTTTCGAATCCCTTTCCTTTCTCGACGTCCGCTCTCTCTCCATCCCCCGCCTCTTCCTCCCCGACGGGGGCGGCGCCTACCTCCTCTCCGCCGCGCTGGCGGGGGACGGCCTCGACCTCGAACTGACCCGCAAAAGTCCGGCGGCGGGGGCCCGGATCGCGGCGGCCTGGGGGCCGGCCGCGCCCGGGGACGGCTTCTCGCTCCGAATCCGGGCGTTCGAAGCCGCCGGAGGCCCGTTCGCGGCCGCGGCCGGCGGGCCCCGGGAGGAGGGGGCGCGCCTGAGCTTCGCGGGGAAGGGACCGCCGCGGGCCTGGCAAGTCCGCCTCCGGGCCGAGCTGGGGGAAGGTATCGCCCTGGTCCTGGCCGGGAGCAACGATGAAGTCGGCGGCAGCTTCCGGGGGACCGTCGAAGCCCGGGCCCAAACCGGTGCGGGCGGGATCGGGCTCCGGACCGGCCTCTCCTGCGACGGGGCGGCGCTGCGGCTCGATCGCCTGAGCCTGGGGGGGCCCGGGAGCGAGCTGACCGGGAACCTGGCCCTCGACCTCGAAACCGGAGCGGCCGAGGGAAGGCTGGCGGGGCGGATCGAAGACCTGGCGCCCTGGGGGGAACTGCTGGGCTCGGACCTGTCGGGAAAGGCCGGCCTGCGGGCCCGGATCGATACCGCCGGCGGCGCCCCCCGCCTGCGGCTCTCCGTCCTCGGCCGCGGCCTGGCCGCCGACGGCGTCCGGGCTCGCGGTCTGGCCCTGACCGCCGACCTCTCCGTCCTCGGCCGCGGCCCGGAAGGGAAGGTCGAACTGCGACTGGAAACGGTCGAGGCCGGTGAAACCGTCCTGGAGGCGGCGGGGGCCGACCTGACCCTGGCCGGGGACGGGGCCCGGTTCCGGGTTTCGGCCCGGGGGGAGGCGCGGCAAAAGTTTTTCCTGGAGGCCGCCGGGAGCGCCGCCCGTCCCGGGGCCGGCCGCGGGGAACTGGAGCTGGACTACCTCCGCGGCGCCTGGGGCCCCTACCCCTTCGACCTGAAACGCCCCTGGCGGGGGTCCTTCGACCCCGACGGTTTCTCTTTCGGCGACTTCGAACTGGCCTGCGGCGGAGGGAGCCTCCGGGGCGGGGGAACCGCGTCGGCCCGCGGCTGGTCCGCGGAACTGCAGGGGGATCGGCTGCCCCTGGCCCCATGCTCCGTCTGGCTGGGAGAGGCGGTCTCGGGAACGGCGGACCTGGCCGGGCGCCTCTCCGGGGCGCCCGCGGACCCGGACGCCGACTTGGAACTGCGCCTCGACGGCGTCGGCTTCGGCGGGGACGGCGAAACCGCGGCGGGGGAAGGAAACCTGGAATTTTCCGGGCGCCTGGAGCGGCGCCGGCTCCAGGGGACGGCCCGGGCGCGGGGTCCCGGGGGAGGAGAGGCCCGAGCGGAGTTCTCCGTGCCGCTCGACTGTTCGCTCGCCCCCTTCCGCGTCCGGGTGCTCTCCGGCGAAACCGTCGCCGGACGCCTCGAAGCCGCCGGGAGCCTGGCGCCGCTCAACCTCCTGCCCCTCTTCGACGGGCAGGCCCTGGCCGGAGACGTGCGGGCCGAAGCCGTTCTGGAGGGATGCGCCGGCTCCGCCCGGCTCCGGGGGAAAGCCGTTCTCGCCGACGGTTCCTACGTCAACGACCTGACCGGCACCGCTTTCCGGAACGTCGCCGCCGAGGTCACGCTCGGCGAGGCCGGCGAGGCAGCCGTCGAGCTGCGCGCCGGCGACGGGCAGGGGGGGACCTTCAAGCTCCGGGGCCGGGTCGGGGTCGATCCGGGCGCGGATTTCCCCCTGGCCCTGCGGGCCGAGGCTTCCCGGTTCACCCTCCTGCGGGAAGACGACCTGACCGGGGCCGTCTCCGGAACCGTCGACGTCTCGGGAACGGCGGCGGCCCCGGCCGTCGCCGGCGACCTGGAACTCGGCCCCCTCTGGCTGACCCTGCCCGAGCGCCTGCCCGAGTCGATCCCGGAACTGGAGGTGGTCGAGATCAACCGTCCGGGAGGGGCGGCGTCCCCGGCGAGGCCGAGCGGCTCCGCGGGCTACCCCTCCCTGGACATCCGGGTGCGCATGCCGGGCAAAATCTTCGTCAAGGGGTGGGCCGTCGATTCCGAGTGGAAAGGCTCCCTGCGGGTCAGGGGCGAGGGCGGGGAACCTTCCGTCAGCGGCGTTCTGGAAACGGTTCGGGGGTACTTCGACCTGCTGGGGAAGCGCTTCACCATCGTCCGGGGCCGGCTCGGCTTCAACGGCCCTCCCAACCCCGTCATCCTGATCGAGGGCGAAGCCGAGGCCGCGGACATCGTCGCCAGGATCACGGTCTCCGGCACCTACCCCGACATCCGCCTCGATCTGCAATCGGACCCGCCGCTGGCCCGCGACGAGATCCTGGCCCGGGTCCTTTTCGGCAAGGACCTGAGCGAAATCACGCCCCTCCAGGCCCTCAATCTGGCCGCCGCCGTGGTCAGCCTCGGCACCGGCGGCCGCCCCGGGGTCATGGACAAGATCCAGGACCGGGTCGGCCTGGACCGCATGGAGCTGAGGGAGTCCCGGACCCGTTCCGGAACCGAGACCACCCTGGCGGTGGGGAAATACCTCACCGACAACGTCTACCTCGACCTGGAATCGGGGATCGGCGACGAGACCAGGAAGGTGGCGGTCGAAGTCGACCTGACCAGGCATTTCAGCGTGGAGAGCCGGGTGGGGGGAGACCTCAGCAACGGCATCTACCTCTACTGGAACTACGACTACTGA
- a CDS encoding HAD hydrolase family protein, whose protein sequence is MSGCRMFVTDLDGTLAGGDRTVGAVNRRCLEALGERGVLRVIATGRSLYSVRAVLEPAFPVDYLAFSSGAGIVHWPSGRLVRSSRLTWEETAGAVEVLLRAGADFMVHRRIPVNHRFLWYGSGEENLDFRRRIDLYRNCCSAGPIPLPEGEYCQVVAIFPPGGAGEFERVRSRFPGLTAVRSTSPLDRRSIWLEIYPAGVSKAAAARWLAARHGIRREETGGIGNDYNDHDLLSWVAEAFVVANAPGELRSLFPVVASNRDDGFSEAARRLFRP, encoded by the coding sequence ATGAGCGGGTGCCGCATGTTCGTAACCGACCTGGACGGCACCCTGGCGGGGGGCGACCGGACGGTCGGCGCCGTCAACCGCCGCTGTCTCGAGGCGCTGGGGGAACGGGGGGTCCTCCGGGTGATCGCGACCGGCCGGTCGCTCTATTCGGTCCGCGCCGTTCTCGAACCCGCTTTCCCCGTCGATTACCTGGCCTTTTCCTCCGGGGCCGGGATCGTGCATTGGCCCTCGGGCAGACTGGTGAGAAGCAGCCGCCTGACCTGGGAAGAAACGGCGGGGGCGGTGGAAGTTCTCCTGCGGGCGGGCGCCGACTTCATGGTCCACCGCCGGATCCCGGTCAACCACCGGTTTCTCTGGTACGGCTCCGGGGAGGAGAACCTCGATTTCAGACGGCGGATCGACCTCTATCGAAACTGCTGTTCGGCGGGGCCGATTCCGCTCCCCGAAGGCGAATACTGCCAGGTGGTGGCGATATTCCCCCCGGGGGGGGCGGGCGAGTTCGAGCGGGTCCGGAGCCGGTTCCCGGGATTGACGGCCGTCCGTTCCACCTCCCCCCTGGACCGCCGCTCGATCTGGCTCGAGATCTACCCCGCCGGCGTGTCCAAGGCGGCGGCGGCGCGGTGGCTGGCGGCGCGGCACGGCATCCGCCGGGAAGAGACCGGCGGCATCGGCAACGATTACAACGACCACGACCTCCTGTCCTGGGTGGCGGAAGCTTTCGTGGTGGCCAACGCCCCCGGCGAACTCCGCTCGCTCTTCCCCGTGGTCGCCTCCAACCGGGATGACGGTTTCTCCGAGGCGGCCCGGCGGCTGTTCCGGCCGTAA
- a CDS encoding TIGR04282 family arsenosugar biosynthesis glycosyltransferase: MVFAREPAPGRVKKKLGREIGFRAAAALYRAVLGDIVGLLARHSFRFMIACTADSSREWFVDWLPGWIDVVYQEGENLGRRIENMFEYCFGRGEEHVMLLSSDVPMLSTGILLAASEWLLRERVVLGPSRDGGYYLLGLPGSLPGIFSGIDWRGPRILEETLERLRDREYWLLPELSGIRRRGDIGRLRGEIARSLESGVGYPVETAALLETMPES; this comes from the coding sequence GTGGTTTTCGCCCGCGAGCCGGCTCCCGGGAGGGTAAAAAAGAAATTGGGGCGTGAAATCGGCTTCCGCGCCGCTGCCGCGCTCTACCGAGCGGTCCTGGGCGACATCGTGGGGTTGTTGGCCCGGCACAGCTTCCGTTTCATGATCGCCTGCACCGCCGATTCTTCCCGCGAATGGTTCGTCGATTGGCTCCCGGGCTGGATCGACGTCGTCTACCAGGAGGGGGAAAACCTGGGACGACGGATCGAGAATATGTTCGAGTATTGTTTCGGGAGGGGAGAGGAGCACGTCATGCTCCTCTCCTCGGACGTGCCCATGCTTTCGACCGGGATCCTGCTGGCGGCCTCGGAGTGGCTTCTGCGGGAGCGGGTGGTGTTGGGCCCCTCGCGGGACGGAGGCTATTATCTTCTGGGGCTGCCGGGGTCCCTGCCCGGCATATTTTCGGGGATCGACTGGAGGGGGCCGCGGATACTCGAAGAGACGCTGGAGCGGCTGCGCGACCGGGAATACTGGTTGCTCCCGGAGCTGTCGGGGATCCGCCGCCGCGGGGATATCGGCCGTCTCCGCGGCGAGATCGCGCGCAGCCTGGAATCGGGTGTCGGGTACCCGGTGGAGACGGCGGCGCTGCTGGAGACCATGCCCGAGAGCTGA
- a CDS encoding lytic transglycosylase domain-containing protein — protein MKLTAVLLGLAILSPARAAEEPPTLREAARQAGLAGVEEYVPAPILDGLTLPGPEQWRRFWDGLTAAREGGSLEPLAWLLPEALRALEILDATEEGRPYADWLRQRIDYLELARYVSYYLPPEGGGAPSASPPPAEAAPGIVPRSRPAPPVAPEVARERTEAVSSYLLWKERLASRPAPAAAAELVPGLKKIFESEGLPPQLVWLAEVESSFNPRAVSPTGAKGLYQFMPDTALRFGLQTSPDDERFLPAKSARAAARYLKLLYGRFRSWPLALAAYNAGEGRVGRVLRREGAATFEAAAPHLPIETRMYVPKVLATVHRREGVEPEALAPPR, from the coding sequence TTGAAACTGACCGCGGTCCTCCTGGGCCTCGCGATCCTTTCGCCGGCACGGGCGGCGGAGGAGCCGCCGACGTTGCGCGAAGCCGCCCGGCAGGCGGGGCTGGCGGGGGTGGAGGAGTACGTGCCCGCCCCGATCCTGGACGGGCTGACGCTGCCCGGCCCCGAGCAGTGGCGCCGCTTCTGGGACGGATTGACCGCCGCCCGCGAGGGCGGCAGCCTCGAGCCCCTGGCCTGGCTTCTGCCCGAGGCGCTCCGGGCCCTGGAAATCCTGGATGCGACCGAGGAGGGCCGACCCTACGCGGATTGGCTCCGCCAGAGGATCGATTACCTGGAACTGGCCCGCTACGTCTCCTATTACCTTCCGCCCGAGGGGGGGGGCGCCCCCTCCGCGAGCCCGCCCCCGGCTGAGGCCGCGCCCGGGATCGTTCCCCGGTCCCGGCCCGCTCCCCCGGTCGCCCCCGAAGTGGCGCGAGAACGGACCGAGGCCGTGAGCAGCTACCTGCTCTGGAAGGAACGCCTCGCCTCCCGCCCCGCCCCCGCCGCCGCCGCGGAACTGGTTCCGGGCCTGAAAAAGATTTTCGAGAGCGAGGGCCTGCCCCCGCAGCTGGTCTGGCTGGCGGAGGTGGAATCTTCGTTCAACCCCCGGGCGGTCAGCCCCACGGGGGCGAAGGGCCTCTATCAGTTCATGCCCGACACCGCCCTCAGGTTCGGCCTGCAGACGTCCCCGGACGACGAACGGTTCCTCCCGGCGAAAAGCGCCCGGGCCGCCGCCCGCTACCTCAAGCTCCTCTACGGGCGCTTCCGTTCCTGGCCCCTGGCTCTGGCGGCCTACAACGCGGGCGAGGGGAGGGTGGGGCGGGTCCTGCGCCGGGAAGGGGCGGCCACCTTCGAAGCCGCCGCCCCCCACCTCCCTATCGAGACCAGGATGTACGTTCCCAAGGTGCTGGCCACCGTCCACCGCCGGGAGGGGGTGGAACCGGAGGCGCTGGCCCCTCCCCGCTGA
- a CDS encoding aminotransferase class IV, with the protein MKGACYIDGKIVPAEKAVVPVDDLAFLRGYGVFDFLRTYGGRPFHPREHLRRLRASARAVALPFPWEEDELMGLIDRVLAAAGLPEATVRIVVSGGSSPDFFTPGGDPRLVVLAAPVQACPAWWYQRGVSVSVVRRTRSYPGAKTLNYLAAVVSVAGARSRGAVEALLVDGGGMVREGETTNLFMVSSGRLVTPGEGILPGITRGVVLDLFASDAAVEIRDISLEELLAADEVFLTATNKELVPVVRVDERAIGAGAPGPVTVRAVERFRNYVAEFAARS; encoded by the coding sequence ATGAAGGGTGCCTGCTACATCGACGGGAAGATCGTGCCCGCGGAAAAAGCCGTCGTCCCCGTGGACGACCTCGCTTTCCTGCGGGGGTACGGGGTCTTCGATTTTTTACGCACCTACGGCGGGCGCCCCTTCCACCCCCGCGAGCACCTGCGCCGTCTCCGCGCTTCCGCCCGCGCCGTCGCGCTCCCTTTTCCCTGGGAAGAAGACGAGTTGATGGGGCTGATCGACCGGGTGCTGGCCGCGGCCGGGCTTCCGGAGGCGACCGTCAGGATCGTCGTCAGCGGCGGCTCCAGCCCCGACTTTTTCACGCCCGGGGGCGACCCCCGGCTGGTGGTGCTGGCGGCTCCGGTTCAGGCCTGTCCCGCCTGGTGGTACCAGCGGGGAGTCTCCGTCTCCGTCGTCCGCCGGACGCGCAGCTACCCGGGGGCGAAGACCCTCAACTATCTGGCGGCGGTGGTCAGCGTCGCCGGCGCCCGCTCCCGGGGGGCGGTGGAAGCCCTGCTGGTCGACGGCGGGGGAATGGTCCGGGAAGGCGAGACCACCAACCTCTTCATGGTCTCTTCGGGACGGCTGGTCACCCCGGGAGAAGGCATCCTCCCCGGGATCACCCGGGGGGTCGTGCTCGACCTGTTCGCGTCCGACGCCGCCGTGGAAATCCGGGATATCTCCCTGGAAGAACTCCTGGCGGCCGACGAGGTTTTCCTGACGGCCACCAACAAGGAACTGGTTCCGGTGGTCCGGGTCGACGAGCGGGCCATCGGCGCCGGTGCGCCGGGCCCGGTGACGGTCCGGGCCGTCGAACGCTTCCGGAACTACGTGGCGGAGTTCGCGGCCCGCTCTTGA
- the recN gene encoding DNA repair protein RecN, giving the protein MLATLIISDIAILPRARVEFGEGLNVITGETGAGKSILVGALGLLLGERADRRLIRRGAEEAAVEAVFQLADPVPVQRYLEERGMPPPEGGALVIRRSFSRSGSGKIFVNDSPATLQTLKGLGDLLVDLHGPHEHQSLLKTSFQLDILDSYGNLEDPRARYAGVWEEVKETRRGLRDLEGDDREFERRAELLEYAVEEIEAAACGEESEEDLVREHGEVANARAIIESASALVAALGAEEGGAFESLTAARRLVGDLGAFLPEAPRWREEVEDILIRVQELAAEVERRTGEISASPEREAALEDRIDALRRLKRKYGGSVAEVLAYLENARAELEGLRGRNQTIERLRERLALARERLAAEGRALGRDRRRAAADLGKEISAHLRDLGFSHAVFRVALEDREPSSTGTDAIEFLFSPNAGEDVRPLREIASSGEISRVMLAIKAVLGAHDRIPVLVFDEIDANVGGEMGNAIGSKLAGLGRNRQVVCITHLPHVAAFADAQFRVVKEAAEGRTRAEISEVRGEDRAEEVARMLGGKDLTSVALRHARELLGKRKPPSGRRRRN; this is encoded by the coding sequence GTGCTCGCGACCCTGATAATCAGCGACATCGCCATCCTCCCCCGGGCCCGGGTCGAGTTCGGGGAGGGGTTGAACGTCATCACCGGCGAAACCGGCGCCGGGAAGTCGATCCTGGTGGGGGCCCTGGGGCTGCTCCTGGGCGAGCGCGCCGACCGTCGGCTGATCCGGCGGGGCGCCGAGGAAGCCGCCGTCGAGGCCGTCTTTCAACTCGCCGACCCCGTTCCGGTTCAGCGCTACCTGGAGGAACGGGGCATGCCTCCCCCCGAAGGCGGGGCGCTGGTGATCCGCCGTTCGTTCTCGCGCTCAGGGAGCGGTAAAATTTTCGTCAACGATTCCCCGGCCACCCTTCAGACCCTGAAGGGGCTGGGGGACCTGCTGGTGGACCTGCACGGGCCCCACGAGCACCAGTCGCTCCTCAAGACCTCCTTCCAACTCGACATCCTCGATTCCTACGGGAACCTGGAGGACCCGCGGGCCCGCTACGCCGGGGTCTGGGAGGAGGTGAAGGAAACCCGGCGGGGGCTCCGGGACCTGGAGGGCGACGACCGCGAATTCGAGCGCCGCGCCGAGCTGCTCGAGTACGCGGTGGAGGAAATCGAAGCCGCGGCCTGCGGGGAGGAGTCGGAGGAAGACCTGGTGCGCGAGCACGGGGAAGTCGCCAACGCCCGCGCCATCATCGAATCCGCCTCGGCCCTGGTCGCCGCCCTCGGGGCCGAGGAGGGGGGGGCGTTCGAAAGCCTGACCGCGGCCCGGCGCCTGGTCGGAGACCTGGGGGCTTTCCTTCCCGAGGCTCCCCGGTGGCGGGAGGAAGTCGAGGATATCCTCATCCGGGTCCAGGAGTTGGCGGCGGAAGTGGAGCGGCGGACCGGGGAAATCTCCGCTTCGCCCGAGCGCGAAGCCGCGCTCGAGGATCGGATCGACGCCCTCCGGCGCTTGAAGCGCAAGTACGGCGGGAGCGTCGCCGAAGTTCTCGCCTACCTGGAAAACGCCCGGGCCGAACTGGAGGGCCTCCGCGGGCGCAACCAGACCATCGAGCGCCTGCGGGAGCGCCTGGCCCTCGCCCGGGAGCGGCTCGCCGCCGAGGGGCGGGCCCTGGGCCGGGACCGCCGCCGCGCCGCCGCCGATCTGGGGAAAGAAATCTCCGCCCACCTGCGCGACCTGGGCTTCTCCCACGCGGTCTTTCGGGTCGCCCTGGAAGACCGCGAGCCGTCCTCGACGGGGACGGACGCGATCGAGTTCCTCTTTTCGCCCAACGCCGGCGAAGACGTCCGCCCCCTGCGGGAGATCGCCTCCAGCGGGGAGATCTCCCGGGTGATGCTGGCGATCAAGGCGGTGTTGGGAGCCCACGACCGGATCCCGGTTCTGGTTTTCGACGAGATCGACGCCAACGTCGGGGGGGAGATGGGCAACGCCATCGGTTCCAAGCTTGCCGGTCTCGGCCGAAACCGGCAGGTCGTCTGCATCACCCACCTGCCGCACGTCGCCGCGTTCGCCGACGCTCAGTTCCGGGTGGTCAAAGAGGCCGCGGAGGGGAGGACCCGGGCCGAGATCTCCGAAGTGCGGGGAGAAGACCGGGCGGAGGAGGTGGCGCGGATGCTGGGAGGAAAAGACCTCACCAGCGTCGCCCTCCGCCACGCCCGGGAGCTGCTGGGGAAACGAAAGCCGCCCTCGGGGCGCCGGCGGCGGAACTGA
- a CDS encoding bifunctional methionine sulfoxide reductase B/A protein produces MNRLTPEEERVIVHKGTERPFSGEFLYHREKGVYVCRRCGAELFRSEDKFSSGCGWPAFDDAVSGAVRELPDPDGLRVEIVCAACGAHLGHVFRGEGLTEKDTRHCVNSVSLDFRPAPPERTERAIFAGGCFWGVEYYLEQVPGVVSVTSGYIGGTVENPGYEDVCRRDTGHAEAVEVVYDPARVDYEALARRFFEIHDPTQLGRQGPDVGDQYRSAVFYLDSDQKAVAEKLTGKLRENGYDVVTEIVPAGTFYPAESYHQDYYRKHGTAPYCHRPVARFGGEASGPAQ; encoded by the coding sequence ATGAACCGACTGACGCCGGAAGAAGAGAGGGTGATAGTCCACAAGGGGACCGAACGCCCCTTCAGCGGGGAGTTCCTCTACCACCGGGAGAAGGGCGTCTACGTCTGCCGCCGCTGCGGGGCGGAGCTGTTCCGTTCCGAGGACAAGTTTTCTTCCGGCTGCGGCTGGCCCGCTTTCGACGACGCCGTCTCCGGGGCGGTACGCGAACTTCCCGACCCCGACGGTCTGAGGGTCGAGATCGTCTGCGCCGCCTGCGGCGCCCACCTCGGCCATGTCTTCCGCGGCGAGGGGCTGACCGAGAAGGATACCCGCCACTGCGTCAATTCCGTCTCCCTGGATTTCCGCCCCGCCCCCCCGGAGCGCACCGAGCGGGCGATTTTCGCCGGCGGCTGTTTCTGGGGGGTGGAATACTACCTGGAGCAGGTCCCCGGGGTCGTTTCCGTCACCTCCGGGTACATCGGCGGCACGGTCGAGAACCCCGGCTACGAAGACGTCTGCCGCCGCGACACCGGCCACGCCGAAGCCGTCGAGGTCGTCTACGACCCGGCCCGGGTCGACTACGAGGCCCTGGCGCGAAGGTTCTTCGAGATCCACGATCCCACCCAGCTCGGCCGCCAGGGGCCCGACGTCGGAGACCAGTACCGTTCGGCGGTCTTCTACCTCGATTCCGACCAGAAAGCCGTCGCCGAGAAGTTGACGGGGAAGCTGAGGGAGAACGGGTACGACGTCGTGACCGAAATCGTTCCCGCCGGAACGTTTTACCCCGCCGAGAGCTACCACCAGGATTACTACCGCAAGCACGGGACCGCCCCTTACTGCCATCGGCCGGTCGCCCGGTTCGGCGGGGAAGCTTCCGGTCCGGCTCAGTAG